In Arthrobacter sp. Soc17.1.1.1, one DNA window encodes the following:
- a CDS encoding class F sortase, translated as MPESAPVSFSIPAIGAGSDLLALGLRENGSLEVPPDGPGAPASWYNQSPTPGEQGPAVLLGHVNATDGGPGVFANLRTLKAGDIIDITREDGTTASFAVERGEQYPKDNFPTLTVYGNTAGSELRLITCDGYDPDTGLFDDNYVVYAKRV; from the coding sequence TTGCCGGAATCGGCTCCCGTCTCCTTCAGCATTCCGGCCATCGGCGCCGGATCGGACCTCCTCGCGTTGGGGCTGCGAGAGAACGGTTCCCTCGAGGTACCACCGGACGGACCTGGCGCCCCCGCCAGCTGGTACAACCAGTCCCCCACCCCCGGCGAGCAAGGGCCAGCGGTCCTGCTCGGGCATGTCAACGCCACCGACGGCGGCCCCGGCGTCTTCGCGAACCTCCGCACGCTCAAGGCCGGCGACATCATCGACATCACCCGCGAAGACGGTACGACGGCGAGCTTCGCCGTCGAACGCGGCGAGCAATATCCCAAGGACAACTTCCCCACCCTGACCGTGTACGGGAACACCGCGGGCTCAGAGCTTCGCCTGATCACCTGCGACGGCTACGACCCCGACACCGGACTCTTCGACGACAACTATGTCGTCTACGCCAAACGCGTCTGA
- a CDS encoding hemolysin family protein: protein MSEYLPGLIWLVILLAVNAFFVGAEFAVISARRSQIEPKADAGSKAAKTTLWAMEHATLMLATSQLGITVCSLVILNVSEPAIHHLLEYPLALTPIPAEAIGVIAFIIALLLVTFLHVVLGEMVPKNISFSVPTRAALILAPPLVFVSKVVKPVIWSLNGIANAILRLFKVEPKNEATSAYTLDEVATIVEQSTREGMLADGSGTLTNAFEFTSKTVADVEVPIGDIVHLPETVSPADIQRTVGEHGYSRYILTRDGEPAGYLHLKDVTDLSTPEAFTAQVPAKRIRRLASAYRSSDLEDALATMRRTGAHVARVFDAEGNTTGMLFLEDILEELVGEVQDATSTA from the coding sequence ATGAGTGAGTACCTGCCCGGACTGATCTGGCTGGTCATCCTCCTGGCCGTCAACGCGTTCTTCGTCGGCGCCGAATTCGCCGTCATCTCCGCCCGACGCTCCCAGATTGAGCCGAAAGCCGACGCGGGCAGCAAGGCCGCGAAAACCACCCTCTGGGCGATGGAACACGCCACGCTGATGCTGGCGACCAGCCAGCTCGGCATCACCGTGTGTTCCCTGGTCATCCTGAACGTCTCCGAGCCGGCGATCCACCACCTGCTCGAGTACCCGCTGGCCCTGACCCCGATCCCAGCAGAGGCCATCGGCGTGATCGCGTTCATCATCGCCCTGCTGCTGGTCACGTTCCTGCACGTGGTCCTCGGTGAGATGGTCCCGAAGAACATCTCCTTCTCCGTCCCGACCCGGGCGGCCCTGATCCTGGCACCGCCCTTGGTGTTCGTGTCGAAGGTCGTCAAACCTGTCATCTGGTCGCTCAACGGCATCGCCAACGCAATCCTGCGCCTGTTCAAGGTCGAACCGAAGAACGAGGCGACCAGCGCCTACACCCTCGATGAGGTCGCGACCATCGTGGAGCAATCCACCAGGGAGGGGATGCTCGCGGACGGCAGCGGCACCCTGACGAACGCCTTCGAGTTCACCTCGAAGACCGTCGCCGACGTCGAAGTACCCATCGGGGACATCGTGCACCTGCCCGAGACGGTCAGCCCGGCCGATATTCAGCGCACCGTCGGAGAGCACGGGTACTCCCGGTACATCCTCACCCGCGACGGGGAACCGGCCGGGTACCTGCACCTCAAGGACGTCACCGACCTCTCCACCCCGGAAGCCTTCACTGCCCAGGTGCCGGCCAAGCGGATCCGCAGGCTCGCGTCCGCGTACCGCAGCAGCGACCTCGAGGACGCCCTGGCCACCATGCGCCGGACGGGCGCGCATGTTGCCCGGGTCTTCGACGCGGAGGGCAACACCACCGGCATGCTCTTCCTCGAAGACATCCTCGAAGAACTCGTCGGCGAAGTACAGGACGCCACCAGCACTGCATAG
- a CDS encoding ArsR/SmtB family transcription factor, with amino-acid sequence MKTLQQPAVLAKFGYALSDPTRAQVLLTLRKGPAYPSDLAELAGVSRQSLSNHLTCLRGCGLVVAVPEGRRVRYELADKKLGVALTALLNVVAVADAECCCTTREGHVAGKACC; translated from the coding sequence GTGAAAACTTTGCAACAGCCAGCCGTCCTCGCGAAGTTCGGGTACGCCCTGTCCGATCCGACCCGCGCACAGGTACTTCTGACACTGAGGAAGGGTCCCGCCTACCCCAGTGACCTGGCTGAGCTGGCTGGGGTGAGTAGGCAAAGCCTGTCGAATCATCTGACGTGCCTGCGGGGCTGCGGGTTGGTTGTCGCCGTTCCCGAGGGTCGCCGAGTCCGGTACGAGCTGGCCGACAAGAAGCTGGGTGTCGCGCTCACAGCCCTGCTCAATGTCGTTGCCGTCGCAGACGCCGAGTGCTGCTGTACCACCAGGGAGGGCCACGTCGCCGGAAAGGCCTGCTGCTGA
- a CDS encoding DsbA family protein encodes MPTPAPAPTTTPDAKKGMSLQNRVVIGLLAAVALAIGLVIIFNALGKDEGQATGATSTAADVVREDSHRLSQAPDEKAVLVEFLDFECESCLAAYPLVEELSEEYGENLTVVARYFPLPGHPNSETAAAAVEAAAQQGKFKELHSVMYEKQTEWSHTNEDRSPVFRGYAEDLGLDMAAYDAAIADPATMERVNIDKNDGMALNVEGTPTFFLEGRKIQPATAEEFRSLIETAIED; translated from the coding sequence GTGCCGACCCCCGCCCCCGCACCGACCACCACCCCTGACGCGAAAAAGGGCATGAGCCTGCAGAACCGGGTCGTGATCGGACTGCTCGCCGCCGTCGCTCTCGCCATCGGTTTGGTGATCATCTTCAACGCGCTCGGCAAAGATGAGGGTCAGGCCACCGGCGCGACGTCCACCGCGGCCGACGTCGTCCGTGAGGACAGCCACCGCCTGTCCCAGGCGCCCGACGAGAAGGCCGTCCTCGTCGAGTTCCTCGACTTCGAATGCGAGTCCTGCCTCGCCGCGTACCCGCTCGTGGAGGAGCTTTCCGAGGAATACGGGGAGAACCTCACCGTCGTCGCCCGCTACTTCCCGCTGCCCGGACACCCGAACTCCGAAACCGCAGCCGCCGCCGTCGAGGCCGCCGCGCAGCAGGGTAAGTTCAAGGAACTGCACTCGGTGATGTACGAAAAGCAGACCGAATGGAGCCACACCAACGAGGACCGTTCCCCGGTCTTTCGTGGCTACGCCGAGGACCTGGGTCTGGACATGGCCGCCTACGACGCGGCCATTGCCGATCCCGCCACCATGGAACGCGTCAACATCGACAAGAACGACGGCATGGCCCTGAACGTCGAAGGGACCCCAACGTTCTTTCTCGAAGGCCGGAAGATCCAGCCCGCCACGGCCGAGGAATTCCGCAGCCTCATCGAAACCGCCATCGAGGACTAA
- a CDS encoding Nramp family divalent metal transporter produces MFRQHSAPISSEESLEAGPAPEVPLRGGRTIWLLGPALVAGVAYLDPGNVASNMTAGALYGFLLVWVVVLGNVMAWLVQYLSAKLGIVTGKSLPEILGERISSRWARRGFWLQAELVAMATDIAEILGGAIALNILFDLPLVVGGLITGAVSLAVLQLQGHGRHQVFERLIISMMFIVAIGFSAGVFLSPPEPTDVAAGLLPAFDGSQSVLLAASILGATIMPHAIYAHSALARDRFPRRPQTAVPRLLSATRWDVTIALTIAGAVNLAILLLAATSLQGRDDTGTLEGAHGAIAEVLGPVIATLFAIGLLASGLASSSVGAYAGAEIMHGLLRVKIPLGTRRIITLIPALLILAFGVDPTQALILSQVVLSFGISFALIPLVYLGTRADIMGDHQDRWWTTLIGAVVAALLVTLNLTLLYLVFTGSG; encoded by the coding sequence ATGTTCCGGCAGCATTCCGCACCCATCTCTTCCGAGGAGTCCCTCGAGGCTGGTCCTGCGCCAGAGGTACCCCTCCGTGGGGGCAGGACGATCTGGCTGCTGGGACCGGCACTGGTAGCCGGGGTTGCTTACCTCGATCCAGGAAATGTCGCGAGCAACATGACCGCCGGAGCGCTCTACGGATTCCTGCTGGTCTGGGTGGTCGTCCTCGGAAACGTCATGGCCTGGCTCGTGCAGTATCTTTCCGCGAAGCTCGGCATCGTCACCGGCAAGAGTCTGCCGGAAATACTGGGGGAGCGGATCAGCTCACGCTGGGCGCGACGCGGCTTTTGGTTGCAGGCCGAGCTGGTTGCCATGGCGACAGACATCGCAGAGATTCTCGGCGGGGCCATCGCTTTGAACATCCTGTTCGACCTTCCCCTGGTCGTCGGCGGGCTCATTACCGGGGCAGTGTCTCTTGCCGTTCTGCAGCTCCAGGGCCACGGCCGGCACCAGGTCTTCGAACGGCTCATCATCTCGATGATGTTCATCGTCGCGATCGGCTTTTCCGCAGGAGTGTTCCTCAGCCCGCCGGAACCGACCGACGTCGCCGCAGGTCTCCTACCGGCCTTTGATGGCAGCCAGTCCGTCCTGCTGGCCGCGTCCATCCTTGGTGCGACGATCATGCCGCATGCGATCTACGCCCATTCAGCGTTGGCACGCGACCGCTTTCCGCGGCGTCCCCAGACAGCGGTGCCACGGCTACTCAGTGCCACCCGCTGGGATGTCACAATCGCTTTGACCATTGCTGGCGCAGTCAACCTCGCCATCTTGCTCCTGGCTGCCACGTCCCTGCAGGGCCGCGACGATACGGGAACGCTGGAGGGCGCCCACGGGGCGATCGCCGAGGTTCTCGGTCCTGTCATCGCGACGCTCTTCGCGATCGGGCTGCTCGCGTCGGGTCTGGCATCGAGCTCCGTCGGCGCGTATGCGGGAGCCGAAATCATGCACGGCCTGCTGCGGGTGAAGATTCCTCTGGGCACGCGGCGCATCATCACCCTCATTCCGGCGCTGTTGATCCTTGCCTTCGGGGTCGATCCGACGCAGGCGCTGATCCTCAGCCAGGTAGTGCTCTCATTCGGCATATCCTTCGCCCTGATTCCCCTGGTCTACCTCGGCACGCGCGCCGACATCATGGGAGATCACCAAGACAGGTGGTGGACGACCCTGATTGGCGCTGTCGTCGCAGCCCTGCTGGTGACACTGAATCTGACACTGCTCTACCTGGTGTTCACCGGTAGCGGATGA
- a CDS encoding vitamin K epoxide reductase family protein, whose amino-acid sequence MVHTSSDVGASPGSGQDELSAVPGFARRTPFGIMLVVTGVIGWVAAGILILEKLELYRNPDHVTSCDINPWVSCGQVMETWQSELFGFPNPFIGLVGFTIIITTGMALLAGARFNRWYWAGLQIGVTLGAVFATWLWSQALFEIYILCLYCMIVWAAMIPLFILTTVRNLVHGVIPAPAALTRGLAAWVGPIIVLAWIAVAASVFFRFLHVFT is encoded by the coding sequence ATGGTTCACACCAGCAGCGACGTCGGAGCGTCCCCAGGAAGCGGGCAGGATGAGCTGTCCGCCGTACCCGGATTCGCCCGCAGGACACCCTTCGGAATCATGCTCGTCGTCACCGGTGTCATCGGATGGGTCGCCGCCGGGATCCTGATCCTTGAAAAGCTCGAGCTCTACCGGAACCCGGACCACGTCACGAGTTGTGACATCAACCCGTGGGTGTCCTGCGGGCAGGTCATGGAGACCTGGCAGTCCGAGCTTTTCGGCTTCCCCAACCCCTTCATCGGGCTCGTCGGCTTCACGATCATCATCACCACCGGCATGGCCCTGCTCGCCGGCGCCCGGTTCAACCGCTGGTACTGGGCCGGCCTCCAAATCGGAGTCACCCTTGGGGCGGTATTCGCGACCTGGTTGTGGAGCCAGGCGCTGTTCGAGATCTATATCCTCTGCCTCTACTGCATGATCGTGTGGGCAGCCATGATCCCTCTGTTCATCCTCACCACCGTCCGGAACTTGGTCCACGGTGTCATCCCCGCCCCCGCCGCCCTCACCCGCGGCCTCGCCGCGTGGGTCGGACCAATCATCGTCCTAGCCTGGATTGCCGTCGCCGCATCCGTGTTCTTCCGCTTCCTCCACGTCTTCACCTAA
- a CDS encoding YcnI family copper-binding membrane protein has translation MLASFIPALPVDPSCDGSARTRTGIVRRAGAAGRPARRTLRRIAAVAATSGLLLVGAGAASAHVSVEPASTTEGGYSQLTFSVPSESTDTTTNKIEVALPTETPFTSVRVKPVEGWTSEVIRGDLPASVEVDGATLTEAPLTVIWTAKDEEHQLNAQQYQTFSLSVGTLPEAGTTVQLPVTQSYADGTVRVWDEPAIEGEEEPENPAPSFVTTASDGTDSHGAASTEATEEAAAGTTEVDTEQASTTTDMTGTTVGWIGLGAGVLGLLIGALALARTRGQRQN, from the coding sequence ATGCTTGCTTCATTCATTCCTGCCCTGCCCGTCGACCCGTCATGCGACGGTTCCGCTCGTACCCGCACCGGCATTGTCCGCCGGGCAGGCGCTGCCGGCCGCCCTGCCCGCCGGACCCTTCGCCGTATCGCCGCTGTCGCTGCGACGTCGGGTCTGCTGCTCGTCGGCGCCGGAGCCGCCTCCGCGCACGTGAGCGTCGAACCGGCATCGACGACAGAAGGCGGCTACTCCCAATTGACGTTCAGCGTTCCCAGCGAATCGACCGACACCACCACGAACAAGATCGAGGTCGCACTTCCCACCGAAACGCCCTTCACCTCCGTCCGTGTGAAGCCCGTCGAGGGATGGACCTCCGAGGTGATCCGGGGAGATCTGCCCGCTTCGGTCGAGGTAGACGGCGCGACACTGACCGAGGCGCCGCTGACCGTGATCTGGACGGCCAAGGACGAGGAGCACCAGCTCAACGCCCAGCAGTACCAGACGTTCTCGCTCTCTGTGGGAACACTCCCGGAGGCCGGCACCACAGTCCAGCTTCCCGTCACGCAGTCCTACGCGGATGGGACCGTCCGTGTCTGGGACGAACCGGCCATCGAAGGTGAGGAAGAGCCCGAGAACCCGGCACCGTCCTTCGTCACGACCGCATCCGACGGCACGGACTCTCACGGCGCGGCCAGCACCGAAGCCACCGAGGAAGCAGCGGCGGGCACCACCGAGGTCGACACCGAGCAGGCCTCCACCACCACCGACATGACGGGCACCACTGTCGGATGGATCGGTCTGGGCGCAGGCGTCCTGGGACTCCTGATCGGCGCCCTGGCCCTTGCCCGTACCCGCGGTCAGCGCCAGAACTAG
- a CDS encoding ArsR/SmtB family transcription factor produces the protein MAINYEMHQHEDVARIFRALSEPSRLTLIHCLADGPHRVGELSAHLGLAQSTVSAHLALLRDAGLVAATPDGRATLYRLAHPGLDDLLHAGERLVTPETQDDSHPGHHDKPLLTPAADTAPPVSTGRRSTEDAALPDPVVSA, from the coding sequence ATGGCGATCAACTACGAGATGCACCAACACGAGGATGTGGCGCGCATCTTCCGGGCCCTGTCCGAACCTTCCCGGCTGACACTGATTCACTGCCTGGCAGATGGCCCCCACCGGGTCGGTGAGCTGTCGGCACACCTTGGCCTCGCGCAATCAACGGTCTCGGCGCATTTGGCACTGCTCAGGGACGCCGGGCTCGTTGCGGCGACTCCCGATGGGCGAGCGACCCTGTACCGGCTTGCCCATCCCGGCCTGGATGATCTCCTGCATGCCGGTGAACGTCTCGTCACCCCGGAAACTCAGGACGACTCCCACCCTGGGCACCACGACAAGCCCCTGCTCACACCTGCGGCGGATACGGCGCCTCCGGTGTCCACTGGGCGTCGATCTACAGAAGATGCCGCTCTCCCGGATCCCGTGGTGTCGGCATGA
- a CDS encoding copper resistance CopC family protein encodes MTPQPRTTSTSTSTVVFASRPRSGRFARMAALLLASTLLLLGPVSAANAHDELAASSPAADASPEVAPTEIVLTFTNPPSGIGADIIVSDSTGTKWSQGPAEVVNNTVRQALRSGAPADTYTAQWRVVSSDDHPIEGTYSFTSTTAQTGSADNPGPAAESSAPSAETGDTASASPQAADPAGSSTGLPDFVIYLAIGGILIAGVLALLTRRLLNKR; translated from the coding sequence ATGACACCACAACCACGCACCACCTCCACCTCCACCTCCACGGTGGTCTTTGCCTCTCGCCCTCGGTCGGGGCGCTTCGCACGGATGGCAGCCCTCCTTCTGGCCTCTACCCTGTTGCTGCTGGGGCCAGTTAGTGCAGCGAATGCGCATGATGAGCTGGCTGCCAGCTCTCCCGCGGCGGACGCGAGTCCTGAGGTGGCTCCCACTGAAATCGTCCTTACCTTCACCAACCCGCCCTCGGGCATCGGAGCGGACATCATCGTTTCGGACAGCACCGGCACCAAATGGTCACAAGGCCCTGCCGAAGTAGTGAACAACACGGTGAGACAGGCCCTTCGATCAGGTGCACCAGCCGACACCTACACAGCACAATGGCGGGTCGTGTCCTCCGACGACCACCCCATCGAAGGGACATACTCCTTCACGAGCACCACCGCTCAGACAGGATCCGCAGACAACCCGGGACCAGCGGCCGAGTCAAGCGCCCCAAGCGCAGAAACCGGCGATACCGCATCCGCATCGCCACAGGCCGCCGATCCGGCCGGTTCCTCCACCGGACTGCCGGACTTCGTCATCTATCTGGCCATCGGCGGCATCCTGATCGCAGGCGTCCTGGCGCTGCTCACGCGACGCCTCCTGAACAAACGCTAA
- a CDS encoding methyltransferase family protein: protein MSLQATSLLALVLYAIGVITTFGVRSWIHRRRTGSTGFQGISGTPGSLEWWGGILFIAAMVLGAAGPALAVAGVLLPPRLPGLAWAGFIVAVIGFLGTLAAQSGMGASWRIGVNPTERTDLVTTGLFAVVRNPIFTAMLTAMTGIALMVPTLVSAAALACLFLAVEIQVRFVEEPYLNHTHHSAYATYTARVGRFLPGIGRTVD from the coding sequence ATGTCCCTGCAGGCAACATCACTGCTCGCGCTGGTCCTCTACGCCATCGGCGTCATCACCACGTTCGGGGTCCGGTCCTGGATTCACCGGCGCAGAACCGGATCCACCGGTTTCCAAGGCATCAGCGGAACCCCCGGGTCCCTCGAATGGTGGGGCGGCATCCTCTTCATTGCAGCTATGGTGCTCGGCGCCGCAGGTCCCGCCCTGGCCGTCGCCGGCGTCCTCCTTCCACCCCGACTGCCCGGACTTGCCTGGGCCGGGTTCATCGTCGCCGTCATCGGCTTTCTTGGCACGTTAGCCGCCCAAAGCGGGATGGGCGCTTCCTGGCGCATTGGCGTCAATCCCACCGAACGCACCGACCTCGTCACCACCGGCTTGTTCGCCGTGGTCCGCAATCCCATCTTCACCGCCATGCTCACAGCCATGACCGGCATTGCGCTCATGGTCCCTACTCTGGTCAGTGCGGCCGCACTGGCCTGCCTGTTCCTCGCCGTGGAGATTCAGGTTCGATTCGTCGAAGAGCCCTACCTGAACCACACCCATCACAGCGCCTACGCCACGTACACAGCGAGGGTTGGTCGTTTCCTGCCCGGCATCGGCCGCACGGTTGATTGA
- a CDS encoding sigma-70 family RNA polymerase sigma factor, producing the protein MGELTEDADAVARQPPLRVRLRLLMERVAARDEAAFEMLLTLMGPRIFAVSAKVLINPHIALEVTQEVLFEIWRKADTYDTERGHPDTWIVTMAHRRALDRRDSEERTTRHDTDYFIRNFTREYDQTSETALDTVEHDSVRALLKHLAPKQREALYLAFYDGLTYELVAARQSVPLATVKTRIRDARIVLRKKLTAPTAARHPDHP; encoded by the coding sequence GTGGGCGAGTTGACTGAGGATGCCGATGCCGTTGCACGGCAACCACCTTTGCGAGTCCGGCTGCGCCTGCTCATGGAGCGCGTCGCGGCCCGGGATGAAGCGGCCTTCGAGATGCTGCTGACTCTGATGGGGCCAAGGATCTTCGCGGTAAGCGCCAAGGTCCTCATCAACCCCCACATCGCACTGGAAGTCACACAGGAAGTCCTCTTTGAGATCTGGCGCAAGGCCGACACCTACGACACTGAGCGCGGTCATCCCGACACCTGGATCGTGACCATGGCCCATCGTCGCGCCTTGGATAGGCGGGACAGCGAAGAACGCACCACACGACACGACACCGACTACTTCATCCGGAACTTCACCCGCGAGTACGACCAGACATCAGAAACTGCGCTGGACACCGTTGAACACGACAGTGTCAGGGCGCTCCTTAAACACCTGGCACCCAAACAACGCGAAGCACTCTACCTCGCCTTCTACGACGGGCTGACCTACGAACTGGTCGCTGCCCGGCAGTCCGTACCACTGGCCACGGTCAAAACCCGGATCAGGGACGCCCGCATCGTCCTGCGCAAGAAGCTCACCGCACCGACAGCCGCCAGACACCCTGACCACCCCTGA
- a CDS encoding cation diffusion facilitator family transporter produces MSAGHGSHSGHAGSDDGRGAGGNAGKHDGDGGGRSSGGGHGHSHGLTAGGAHRGRLVAALTITLSVMLIEVVGAVVSGSLALLADAGHMLSDSFGLAIAIFATWLAARPATERRTFGWKRVEVLAALVNGLIVGVIGVLMLIEGTKRFLTPVEVDAPIMLIAAALGLIANFFALRLLMGGQKESLNVRGAYLEVLGDMLGSIAVIVAALVIGLTGFARADGLASIAIGILILPRAYSLLKAVVLVLLEATPEETDLAEVRRHMEEVPGVVLVDDLHAWTITSGLPALTAHVQIDADAFTSGRAERILAELNACISEHFDIRHSTLQLEPATGRHDHC; encoded by the coding sequence ATGAGCGCCGGGCACGGCAGTCACTCGGGACACGCGGGATCCGATGACGGGCGTGGCGCTGGCGGAAACGCCGGCAAGCACGACGGAGACGGTGGCGGCAGGAGCTCTGGTGGCGGGCATGGGCATTCTCATGGTCTGACAGCTGGAGGTGCGCATCGGGGCCGGCTCGTCGCCGCCCTGACCATCACGCTCTCGGTCATGCTGATCGAGGTGGTAGGCGCTGTAGTGTCCGGGTCGTTGGCCCTGTTGGCCGACGCCGGTCATATGCTCAGTGACTCCTTTGGCCTGGCTATCGCCATTTTCGCCACCTGGCTCGCGGCCCGACCGGCAACAGAGCGACGCACCTTCGGGTGGAAGCGGGTCGAGGTGCTCGCGGCCCTCGTCAACGGCCTCATCGTTGGCGTCATCGGCGTACTGATGCTGATCGAAGGAACGAAGCGCTTCCTCACGCCCGTGGAGGTCGATGCCCCCATCATGCTGATCGCGGCGGCGCTGGGGCTGATCGCAAACTTCTTCGCCCTGCGGCTGCTCATGGGAGGGCAAAAGGAAAGCCTCAACGTCCGCGGCGCCTACCTCGAGGTCCTGGGCGACATGCTCGGATCCATTGCTGTCATCGTTGCGGCCCTCGTCATCGGGCTCACCGGATTCGCGCGCGCCGACGGCCTAGCAAGCATTGCCATCGGCATCCTGATCCTCCCCCGCGCATACAGCCTCCTCAAGGCCGTGGTCCTGGTGCTTTTGGAGGCGACGCCGGAGGAAACGGATCTCGCCGAGGTCCGCCGGCACATGGAAGAAGTACCCGGCGTCGTCCTCGTGGACGATCTGCATGCCTGGACGATTACTTCAGGCCTGCCGGCACTGACCGCGCACGTACAAATAGACGCTGACGCGTTCACCAGCGGCCGCGCCGAACGAATCCTGGCCGAGCTCAACGCCTGCATCAGCGAACATTTTGATATCCGCCACTCCACCTTGCAACTCGAGCCAGCGACAGGCCGCCACGACCACTGCTAG
- a CDS encoding metal-dependent transcriptional regulator — translation MTTQRQGTLPNAAVEDYLKTIYQHTEWQDEPIPPSVLASKLAVAPASVTGMVKKLAALGLVDHVPYGPLNLTEAGVARAIAVVRRHRLIETWLVRDLGYAWDEVHDEAELLEHSVSDRLLEAINARLGHPTHDPHGDPIPDAAGRAPVSAFVLLDDLGPDRQGIVLRIDDRKPELLRLLAVHNIRPGSAITVHERSEYDLTISTEPSGPRPVMRLSIPDAQRIWVQRPSEAEHH, via the coding sequence ATGACGACACAACGGCAAGGAACCCTGCCCAACGCGGCGGTCGAGGACTACCTCAAGACCATTTATCAGCACACGGAGTGGCAGGACGAGCCCATCCCTCCTTCGGTGTTGGCGTCGAAGCTCGCGGTCGCTCCGGCATCGGTGACCGGCATGGTGAAAAAGCTTGCCGCTCTGGGGCTCGTCGATCACGTTCCGTACGGACCCTTGAATCTCACCGAGGCAGGGGTCGCGCGCGCGATAGCGGTCGTGCGACGGCATCGGCTCATCGAGACCTGGCTTGTCCGGGATCTCGGTTACGCCTGGGACGAGGTCCATGATGAAGCCGAGCTACTCGAGCATTCCGTCTCGGACCGCCTACTTGAGGCGATCAACGCGCGTCTAGGCCATCCCACTCATGATCCTCACGGGGACCCCATCCCCGACGCCGCTGGTAGAGCGCCGGTATCCGCGTTCGTTCTCCTCGATGATCTCGGCCCCGACCGGCAGGGCATCGTGCTGCGTATTGACGACAGGAAACCGGAATTGCTGCGGCTCCTGGCCGTACACAACATCCGCCCCGGCAGCGCCATCACCGTGCACGAACGAAGCGAGTACGACCTCACGATCTCCACCGAACCATCCGGACCGCGCCCTGTGATGCGCCTCAGCATCCCTGACGCGCAGCGGATCTGGGTCCAACGGCCTTCAGAGGCGGAACATCACTGA